A single window of Brachyhypopomus gauderio isolate BG-103 unplaced genomic scaffold, BGAUD_0.2 sc153, whole genome shotgun sequence DNA harbors:
- the cngb3.2 gene encoding cyclic nucleotide-gated channel beta-3, whose product MKTPISSPTCVPAPSSKPADKPGHPADGQTPEQQEKLPCLPPDTVINKYSDVQLREILKQMRERTELYKEKILDPYASSPEHSPPVTPVLRKKDFIKRQEEERKRKEEEAKKAEKGAEEQKEKETEEKEEEKKEERTKDGAASAKQKNSLCPNLTCTFIDTVLKAIDDRMDDVLGTSLEPFTDRRYIIWLSMVTIALNYNLWFIPVRMAFPYHTPGTIPLWVTLDVLADLIYIIDMLVFQPRLQFCIAGDIIYDRTVIRKNYRDSAKFQYDLISALPLDVLCVPFGFRSVFRINRVMKLGAFYEFSDRLEGIMTKAYIWRVIRTIGYLLFVLHINSCLFYVASEYQGIGSTKWVYSGEGSAYLRCYYFAVRTLINIGGLPEPHTVFEIMFQLANFFVGVFVFSSLIGQMRDVIGAATAGETYFRTSMDTCVAYMVANRIPKVVQHRVRTWYNYTWASQGMLDESELMDQMPLVMRTTIAVDINLATFQKIDLFKGCENQMLVDMLLRLKSIVYLPGDFVCKKGDIGKEMYIIKAGEVQVIGGPDNKTVFVTLKAGCVFGEISLLQSSANGGNRRTANVAAHGFANLFVLDKKDLNDILIHYPESQKVLARKGRKLMKTKGSAGVRTEEERKKGLELFGAKPPTPKMLRAFERFNKKGFLEKLKSAKDQ is encoded by the exons ATGAAGA CACCAATATCCAGCCCTACATGTGTCCCTGCTCCCAGCTCAAAGCCAGCAGACAAGCCAGGTCACCCTGCCGATGGACAGACACCTGAACA ACAGGAAAAATTACCCTGTCTGCCGCCTGACACTGTAATTAACAAATACTCGGACGTCCAACTTCGAGAGATCCTCAAGCAGATGCGTGAACGAACAGAACTGTACAAGGAGAAAATCCTGGATCCATACGCCTCGTCGCCCGAGCACAGCCCTCCAGTCA CACCTGTTTTGAGAAAAAAAGATTTCATAAaaaggcaagaggaggagagaaagagaaaagaggaggaggcTAAGAAAGCAGAAAAGGGAGCTGAGGAACAGAAGGAAAAGGAGACAGAAGAaaaggaagaggagaagaaagaggagaggaCGAAAGATGGAGCTGCATCAGCCAAGCAGAAGAACTCTCTCTGTCCAAATCTCACATGTACCTTCATAGACACTGTGTTGAAGGCCATAGATGACAGAATGGACGATGTCCTTGGCACGTCCTTGGAGCCATTCACAG ATCGCCGGTACATCATCTGGCTTAGCATGGTCACTATTGCCTTGAACTACAACCTTTGGTTCATACCAGTGCGCATGGCCTTTCCCTACCACACTCCGGGGACAATTCCTCTGTGGGTCACCTTAGATGTTCTAGCAGACCTGATCTACATCATCGACATGCTCGTTTTCCAGCCACGGTTGCAGTTCTGCATAGCCGGAGACATCATC TACGACAGAACTGTAATCAGGAAGAACTACAGAGACTCGGCAAAATTTCAG TATGATCTGATATCAGCCTTGCCCCTGGACGTGCTGTGTGTTCCCTTTGGATTCCGGTCTGTCTTCAGGATCAATCGTGTCATGAAA CTTGGAGCATTTTATGAGTTCAGTGATCGACTTGAGGGCATAATGACTAAAGCTTATATCTGGAG GGTTATTCGTACCATTGGATATCTCCTGTTTGTTCTTCATATCAACTCCTGTCTTTTCTACGTGGCCTCTGAATATCAAGGCATTGGCTCCACTAAGTGGGTGTACAGCGGTGAAGGCAGCGC GTACTTGCGCTGTTATTATTTTGCTGTGCGGACCCTGATCAACATTGGTGGACTTCCTGAACCTCACACAGTTTTTGAGATCATGTTTCAGTTGGCAAATTTTTTTGTTGGTGTCTTTGTCTTCTCAAGTTTAATTGGACAG ATGCGAGACGTCATTGGTGCAGCCACTGCTGGTGAAACGTACTTTCGCACATCTATGGATACTTGTGTGGCTTACATGGTGGCAAACCGCATACCCAAAGTGGTACAACATAGAGTGCGTACATGGTACAACTACACCTGGGCCTCCCAGGGCATGCTGG ATGAATCTGAACTAATGGACCAGATGCCTCTGGTGATGAGAACAACCATTGCTGTGGACATTAACCTCGCCACGTTCCAAAAGATTGACCTGTTTAAG GGGTGTGAGAACCAGATGCTGGTAGACATGTTGCTGAGGCTGAAGTCTATAGTGTATCTGCCTGGAGACTTTGTCTGCAAGAAG GGGGACATTGGTAAGGAGATGTACATCATCAAAGCCGGTGAGGTGCAGGTTATTGGTGGGCCTGACAACAAGACCGTCTTTGTGACACTGAAGGCAGGCTGTGTATTTGGTGAGATCAG TCTTCTACAGTCTTCAGCTAATGGAGGCAACAGAAGAACTGCTAATGTAGCAGCTCATGGATTTGCCAACCTCTTTGTGCTGGATAAGAAAGACCTCAATGACATACTGATTCATTACCCAGAATCCCAGAAGGTTCTAGCCAGAAAGGGGAG GAAACTGATGAAGACCAAAGGCTCAGCAGGGGTCAGGACAGAAGAAGAGCGTAAGAAAGGCCTGGAGCTGTTTGGAGCCAAGCCTCCCACTCCCAAAATGCTTCGTGCTTTTGAAAGATTCAACAAAAAGGGTTTTTTGGAAAAACTTAAG AGTGCTAAAGATCAATAA